A segment of the Georgenia sp. M64 genome:
GGGCTCGCCGGCGCCGGGGCCGGCTCCCCGGCGGCGTCGAGGCGGAACAGGCTCGTACGGTCCGCCGGGAGCTCGTCCCCCCGTTCGTACAGCAGCACCAGCTCCGCCGCGGTGCGCGGCATGCCCACGCACGCGAGCCCCTCGAGGACGCCGCCGCGGGTGACCATCTTGACGTACCGGCCGTGCTCGGGGTCCGACCACTGCGCCACCCGCAGCGGCAGGCCGTCCCCCTCCTCCGGCTCGTCCCAGGGCTCGGGGGCGACCCGCCCGGCCGCGGCGAGGTCGAGGGAGCGGGCCTTGAGCAGGATCGTCCCCGGCAGCTCGGCGCCGAGGGGTGACCCCACCGGGGCGGCCGGGACTGCCGGCTCCGTCAGGTCCCCCGGGTCGGCCCCGTGCGGGTCGCCGGCCAGGACCGCGGCGAGCCACTCCGCCTGGCGCCAGCCCGGGCCGATGAGTCCCGAGGGGCCACGGCCCTCCCGGCCCTCGCAGTCCGGGCACCGCCCGCACAGGACCTCGGCGCAGTCCCCGATCGCGAAGACCCGTCCCTCGCCGTCGGCGCGGAGGTGGTGGTCGACGAGGACCCCCTTGCCCACGGGCAGCGCGCAGGTCCGGGCGAGCTCGACGCGCGGCCGGACGCCGCAGGAGAGCACGAGCAGGTCGCCGGGGACCTCGGTGCCATCGTCCAGGCACAGGGCGCGGAAGGCGGGCACCCCGCCGGGCCCCGGCGCGGTCGCGACCCCGATCGCCGTGGCCGCGGGGTGGACGGTGATGCCCTGCGTGCGCAGGGTGGCGGTGAGCACGTGCCCGGCGCCGGCGTCGAGGTTGCGGGCCATGGGGCGCGGGCCGTGGTGGACCACGCGGACCCGCGCGCCCTCCTCCGCGGCGGCGAGGGCGACCTCGAGGCCGAGGACGCCGCCCCCGAGCACGACGATCTCGCGGCCGGCGTCGACGGCCGCCCGCAGACGGTCCGCGTCGTTGAGGTCCCGCAGGGTGGTCACCCCGGCGGGCAGGCGCCGCCCGGCGGGGTCGAGCCCGGCCAGCGGCGGGATCGCGGCATCGGCGCCGGTGGCCAGGACGAGGCGGTCGTAGCGGGCGGTGCGGCCGTCGGCGAGGACCACCTGGCGGCCGGCCCGGTCGACGGCCACCGCCCGCGTGCCCAGCAGGACGCGGACGCCGTCGGCGGCGAGGTCGCCCGGGTCGGCCAGCGCGAGGGCCTCGCGGGTGGTCCGGCCCACGGCGAGGTCGGCCACGAGCACACGGTTGTAGGCGGGCTCGGTCTCCTCGCCGAGGACGAGCACCTCGAGGCGGCCCGCCCGGACCGCCGGCAGCAGCTCCTCGACCAGCCGGGCCGCCACGGGCCCGAAGCCGACGACGACGACGCGTTCGCGGGTGCGTTCGCTCATGCGGGCTCGGCCTCCAGGGCTCGGACGGTGACCGGGGTCGACTTGAACTCCGGCATGCCGGACACGGGGTCGGTGCGGTCGCGGGTGAGCAGGTTCGCCGATCCGGCGCCGGGGTAGTGGAAGGGCAGGAACACGGTGTCGGCGCGGATCCCGGTGGTCAGGCGGGCGCGGCTCGTCACCGTGCCGCCGGCGCCGTCGACCGCCACGCGCTGCCCGTCGCGCACGCCCAGGCGGGCCGCGGTGTCCGGGTGCAGCTCGAGGAGTGGCTCGGGCTGGGCGGCGGCCAGCTCGGGCACGCGCCGGGTCTGGGCGCCGGACTGGTAGTGCTCGAGGAGCCGGCCGGTGACGAGGGTGAGCCGGCCGGTGGTGGCCGGGGCGGGGGAGACCGGCACGAGG
Coding sequences within it:
- a CDS encoding FAD-dependent oxidoreductase, with the protein product MSERTRERVVVVGFGPVAARLVEELLPAVRAGRLEVLVLGEETEPAYNRVLVADLAVGRTTREALALADPGDLAADGVRVLLGTRAVAVDRAGRQVVLADGRTARYDRLVLATGADAAIPPLAGLDPAGRRLPAGVTTLRDLNDADRLRAAVDAGREIVVLGGGVLGLEVALAAAEEGARVRVVHHGPRPMARNLDAGAGHVLTATLRTQGITVHPAATAIGVATAPGPGGVPAFRALCLDDGTEVPGDLLVLSCGVRPRVELARTCALPVGKGVLVDHHLRADGEGRVFAIGDCAEVLCGRCPDCEGREGRGPSGLIGPGWRQAEWLAAVLAGDPHGADPGDLTEPAVPAAPVGSPLGAELPGTILLKARSLDLAAAGRVAPEPWDEPEEGDGLPLRVAQWSDPEHGRYVKMVTRGGVLEGLACVGMPRTAAELVLLYERGDELPADRTSLFRLDAAGEPAPAPASPSATVCRCSGATLGSIDDAVAGGCATVAEVGRATRAGTGCGGCHDTIRRRLAAHAAGADDNRAAAAAAAR